In the Syntrophorhabdaceae bacterium genome, one interval contains:
- a CDS encoding TAXI family TRAP transporter solute-binding subunit, which yields MKKHGGNGIAIGIILMMAAFCFSFATSAYTADKVLMLNFGATQSSSSYYPPKLVMAKLINKYVPEVRVTTVESGSSYDNAMRVQEGVFQIGSGAVDAARDQYWGEGKWKGKPWKNVRLFMGLSQGALMTYVRKDAKIGSWSDLNDKPLNPGFIGSDAENLCMEILQGVPEVKPKIVRGTLEDTMRNLQLGKVIGVLKQSPTKMYDAAMASVNLELPLDIIGLNDSQRDKMKKAFPNTLFMNVKKGQFKEAPQSGNFWVITSFNGEWLTSDIPEDIVYKMTKAIYEHYDEVVQALAAAGWVDPLKMLTESASQAGPTAFAPLHAGVVRYCKEKGIQVPPSLIPPEYKGK from the coding sequence ATGAAAAAGCATGGAGGAAACGGTATTGCTATCGGAATAATTCTGATGATGGCCGCATTCTGTTTCAGTTTCGCTACGTCCGCATATACTGCCGATAAGGTGCTTATGCTTAATTTTGGAGCCACGCAATCCTCTTCAAGCTATTACCCGCCCAAGCTCGTTATGGCTAAGCTTATCAATAAGTACGTGCCGGAAGTCAGGGTGACGACGGTGGAGAGCGGATCTTCCTATGATAACGCGATGCGGGTACAGGAAGGGGTCTTCCAGATAGGATCAGGGGCTGTCGATGCCGCCCGCGACCAGTACTGGGGTGAAGGAAAATGGAAGGGTAAGCCGTGGAAAAATGTCAGGTTGTTTATGGGTCTGTCTCAGGGCGCGTTGATGACGTATGTACGTAAGGATGCAAAAATCGGTTCCTGGTCAGACCTGAATGATAAGCCGCTTAACCCTGGTTTTATCGGCAGCGACGCTGAGAACCTGTGTATGGAAATACTGCAGGGTGTGCCCGAAGTAAAGCCAAAAATAGTTCGTGGCACCCTGGAAGATACGATGAGAAACCTTCAGCTTGGCAAGGTTATAGGCGTGCTCAAACAAAGCCCGACGAAAATGTATGATGCAGCCATGGCAAGCGTCAACCTTGAATTGCCTCTCGACATCATAGGGCTTAACGATAGTCAAAGGGACAAAATGAAGAAGGCATTTCCAAACACACTTTTCATGAACGTGAAGAAGGGCCAATTCAAGGAAGCCCCTCAGTCAGGCAACTTTTGGGTCATAACGAGTTTTAACGGTGAGTGGCTTACTTCGGATATACCCGAGGACATTGTCTATAAAATGACCAAGGCAATCTACGAACATTATGATGAAGTAGTGCAGGCGCTTGCAGCTGCAGGCTGGGTCGATCCACTCAAAATGCTCACGGAATCCGCTTCGCAGGCGGGGCCGACAGCTTTCGCCCCGTTGCATGCCGGTGTCGTGCGTTATTGCAAGGAAAAGGGTATTCAGGTTCCTCCATCGTTGATTCCACCTGAGTATAAAGGAAAATAG
- a CDS encoding CoA transferase, which translates to MEKNPSQKSRTRVLDLSMFWAGATCAELLGEMGMEVIKIESCKHPDPDRIVTQGLLYLNNELGDAPWNRGMLNLRRHRNKLGITLDLSCPEGRDIFLKLVKISDIVIENFRMGVMEKLGIAYHALEKINPKIILVSVSSQGETGPERTYGSNAEILAFTSGVRSISDYEDEIGMFTATNIPDPLAGTVAAGIALGALRHGRRSGKGMHVIISQRELLTSCIGDVVMDYSMNGRVPEPQGNAHDFFAPHGCYPCEGRDSWIAIVVRNDDEWESFCTAMNMSELINDPRFATGLSRWHNRAELDGIIAARTATYERKRLTDILQDKNVAASALLSVPDLVEDRHLKERGYWDRINDPRPSFGEYICKGKGFSLSKTPMKTDARAPDLGEHNAYVYGELLGMSDEDLKTLEDKGIMGTTPAPEVVARIPKTLPKAHNRTL; encoded by the coding sequence ATGGAAAAAAATCCATCGCAAAAATCAAGAACCAGGGTCCTCGACCTTTCCATGTTCTGGGCGGGCGCTACCTGCGCGGAGCTTTTGGGCGAGATGGGCATGGAGGTCATCAAAATAGAATCGTGCAAGCACCCGGATCCCGACCGGATTGTGACGCAAGGCCTTCTCTATCTCAACAACGAATTGGGAGATGCCCCCTGGAACCGCGGGATGCTCAATCTGAGGCGACACAGGAACAAGCTCGGCATTACGCTCGATCTGTCTTGTCCCGAAGGGAGGGATATCTTTCTCAAGCTGGTAAAGATCAGCGATATCGTCATCGAGAATTTTCGCATGGGTGTCATGGAGAAGCTGGGCATCGCCTACCACGCGCTTGAAAAGATAAACCCGAAAATCATCCTTGTATCGGTCTCCTCTCAGGGTGAGACGGGCCCGGAACGGACGTACGGCTCCAACGCCGAGATTCTTGCGTTTACGAGCGGTGTCAGATCCATCTCCGACTACGAAGATGAAATCGGCATGTTTACCGCCACGAACATTCCGGATCCCCTCGCCGGCACTGTGGCGGCTGGCATTGCTTTAGGGGCGCTTCGCCACGGGAGAAGAAGCGGGAAGGGTATGCACGTGATCATTTCCCAGCGCGAGCTACTGACAAGCTGTATAGGCGACGTGGTTATGGATTACTCTATGAATGGACGCGTGCCGGAGCCCCAGGGCAACGCGCATGACTTTTTCGCCCCACACGGATGCTACCCGTGCGAAGGCCGGGATTCATGGATTGCCATCGTCGTGAGAAACGATGATGAGTGGGAGAGCTTCTGTACAGCGATGAACATGTCCGAATTGATAAACGATCCCCGCTTTGCCACGGGGCTTAGCCGCTGGCACAACAGGGCAGAACTGGACGGGATTATCGCTGCGCGGACGGCTACCTACGAGAGGAAGAGACTCACGGATATTCTGCAGGATAAGAATGTTGCCGCTTCCGCGCTTTTGTCCGTGCCCGATTTGGTTGAGGATCGCCATCTGAAGGAGCGGGGATACTGGGACAGGATAAACGATCCTCGGCCTTCCTTCGGAGAGTATATCTGTAAGGGTAAAGGATTCAGCCTGTCTAAAACACCTATGAAGACTGATGCGCGCGCGCCTGACCTGGGAGAACATAACGCGTATGTGTACGGAGAATTACTCGGTATGTCGGATGAAGATCTGAAGACGCTTGAAGACAAGGGCATTATGGGTACCACCCCAGCGCCCGAGGTTGTGGCACGTATTCCCAAGACGCTTCCCAAGGCGCATAATAGGACCTTATGA
- a CDS encoding 2-hydroxyacyl-CoA dehydratase family protein, which translates to METGKNYRKVEATGLISGIIKGFYDGVVQAPKEGKKVCWCVGAGPYELFKAQDIAHFQTENWAVAITARKMERPLVEEAERAGYSSDCCSYASINIGYALLQQKNKIPDILSPELRVPKPDFLFAINTCPSMAQWTEALREIFDVPALIMDVPLFYDDDDEVQYQRNILYAVEQLQDAVRFIEKITGRPYDWARLKEIHTYIKKASIVRREIFELWCHKPSALSYWDMAIALGAANVFRGTPEALAYFTAIRDEVAERIQKGIYSIPNEKHRLLWYMNHPWFKVGHLSKFFAAQNTVVVGGQYVVGPYSNPEKIQPDRPLWTIAEEHPTRPYVRTMEYKTDKFLKSLAQAFQVDGIVFHAPRTCRPNSWDHFDEGERIKKELGLPYIIIEADHSDPQFYSEAEVDNRLQAFIETLPERR; encoded by the coding sequence ATGGAAACAGGTAAGAACTATCGTAAAGTAGAGGCCACGGGCCTTATCAGCGGGATCATCAAAGGTTTCTATGACGGGGTCGTTCAAGCGCCCAAAGAGGGCAAGAAGGTCTGTTGGTGCGTGGGTGCCGGTCCGTACGAGTTGTTCAAGGCGCAGGATATCGCACACTTTCAGACTGAGAACTGGGCCGTTGCCATTACGGCTCGAAAGATGGAGCGGCCGCTCGTCGAAGAAGCGGAGCGGGCCGGGTACTCATCAGATTGCTGTTCCTATGCTTCCATCAACATCGGCTACGCCTTGCTCCAGCAAAAGAACAAGATACCCGATATCCTCTCTCCGGAACTAAGGGTCCCGAAACCTGATTTTCTGTTCGCCATCAACACGTGTCCGTCCATGGCGCAGTGGACCGAGGCGCTCCGCGAAATCTTCGACGTGCCCGCCCTTATCATGGATGTGCCTCTATTCTATGACGATGATGACGAAGTGCAATATCAACGCAATATCCTCTATGCCGTAGAACAGCTCCAGGATGCCGTTCGGTTCATCGAAAAGATTACGGGCCGGCCTTATGACTGGGCGCGGCTTAAGGAGATACACACCTATATCAAGAAGGCCTCCATCGTGAGGAGAGAGATTTTCGAACTCTGGTGCCACAAGCCCTCGGCGCTCTCTTACTGGGATATGGCGATTGCGCTCGGGGCGGCGAACGTGTTCAGGGGCACGCCGGAAGCGCTTGCGTACTTCACCGCGATCAGAGACGAGGTGGCAGAACGGATACAAAAAGGTATTTACAGTATCCCCAACGAAAAACACCGTCTTCTCTGGTATATGAACCATCCCTGGTTCAAGGTCGGCCACCTGTCCAAATTTTTTGCCGCCCAGAACACGGTGGTCGTGGGCGGGCAGTATGTGGTGGGGCCCTACTCCAACCCCGAGAAGATCCAGCCTGACCGTCCCCTCTGGACCATCGCGGAGGAACATCCCACACGACCTTATGTCCGTACCATGGAGTATAAAACTGACAAATTCCTCAAATCGCTTGCTCAGGCCTTTCAGGTCGACGGTATTGTCTTTCATGCGCCGAGAACCTGCAGACCCAATTCCTGGGATCATTTTGACGAAGGAGAAAGAATAAAGAAGGAGCTTGGCCTGCCTTATATCATCATCGAGGCGGACCACAGCGATCCTCAGTTCTATTCCGAAGCCGAAGTGGACAACCGACTCCAGGCTTTTATAGAAACCCTGCCCGAGCGACGGTAG
- a CDS encoding CoA transferase, protein MRFLDDVTVIELSKHISASACTRTMAALGARVIKVEEPLGGDPARRMGPFPGDDPHPEKSGTFLYLNMGKKGLTLNLHTKEGRRIFGALVEKAHILVHDLGPAAMEGIGLGYEELEKKAPRLVFTSITPFGEKGPNIYNKSEDIVLEAASGMMLQQGSPEREPIKMGGNIIYYRAGASAFTGSLAALEHAERTGAGQKVEVSIQEVLLHDDFITVEAYLCRGEDMRRRLAPMLLPCKDGWFYIRAFPHEWPRLAKALDLPELAKDDRFIDMQRRSQHADELNAIILSRLVNYSKKEVYDKLQQHKVSTAYLANIEDLFQSDQYKAHDYFVTIDHPQAGPLAYPGAFAALGDTEWNYGRAPLLGEHNTEIFCNDLGLSRQDLVRLRQLEVI, encoded by the coding sequence ATGCGATTCTTAGACGATGTAACAGTTATAGAGCTGAGTAAACATATAAGCGCGTCTGCCTGCACAAGAACCATGGCCGCGCTTGGGGCACGCGTGATCAAAGTGGAAGAGCCGTTAGGGGGTGATCCTGCCCGAAGGATGGGCCCTTTTCCTGGCGATGATCCCCATCCGGAGAAGAGTGGGACCTTTCTCTATCTCAATATGGGTAAAAAGGGCCTCACGTTGAATCTCCATACAAAGGAGGGGCGCCGTATCTTTGGCGCACTCGTTGAAAAGGCGCATATTCTCGTTCATGACCTGGGGCCGGCCGCGATGGAGGGCATAGGGCTTGGCTATGAAGAGCTGGAGAAAAAGGCCCCTCGCCTCGTTTTTACGTCCATCACCCCGTTCGGTGAAAAAGGACCCAATATATACAACAAGTCGGAGGACATCGTCCTGGAGGCCGCAAGCGGCATGATGCTCCAGCAGGGTAGCCCCGAGCGCGAGCCCATAAAGATGGGCGGCAACATCATATATTATAGAGCGGGTGCATCGGCCTTCACAGGAAGTCTTGCGGCGCTTGAGCACGCCGAGAGAACAGGTGCCGGCCAGAAAGTTGAAGTGTCCATTCAGGAAGTTTTGTTGCACGATGATTTCATTACCGTCGAGGCCTACCTCTGTCGGGGAGAAGACATGCGCAGAAGACTCGCTCCCATGCTCCTTCCCTGCAAGGACGGCTGGTTTTATATCCGCGCGTTCCCCCACGAGTGGCCGCGCCTCGCCAAGGCACTTGATTTACCCGAGCTCGCAAAAGACGATCGCTTCATCGACATGCAGCGTCGGAGCCAGCACGCAGATGAATTGAATGCGATTATCCTGTCACGGCTTGTCAACTACAGCAAGAAAGAGGTCTATGACAAGTTGCAGCAGCATAAGGTATCTACGGCGTATCTGGCCAATATAGAAGATCTGTTTCAGTCAGACCAGTACAAAGCGCACGATTATTTCGTGACCATCGACCACCCGCAGGCGGGACCACTTGCTTATCCGGGCGCCTTTGCCGCACTCGGTGATACTGAGTGGAACTACGGGCGGGCGCCACTTTTGGGAGAGCACAACACTGAAATTTTCTGTAACGATCTCGGATTGAGCCGGCAGGATCTGGTCCGCTTAAGACAATTAGAGGTGATCTGA
- a CDS encoding GntR family transcriptional regulator: protein MEKALPVPYYVQVAETIRSRILANHYGEGDLIPSYRQLEKEFNISNITVRKAVEILVQDGIINRKRGVGTEVSRVDGDAITWELSGNLQSLRNSAGKVSLAAEILEIATIACPERIGEILAIGPTQKVWRMKKIRRHEKTIMAYYITYSDPRWCTKVTKNEAKKGGFVDLFRKKSGLKLTRLEQRVEATVADLDLSAILEVNFGFPLLHIENVYYSSGNKPVLITQIYYRGDKNSYKATIPL from the coding sequence GTGGAAAAAGCGTTACCCGTACCATATTACGTGCAAGTCGCTGAAACCATTAGAAGCAGGATCCTTGCCAATCACTATGGCGAGGGCGACCTGATTCCTTCCTACCGGCAGTTGGAAAAAGAATTCAATATCAGTAATATCACAGTGAGAAAGGCAGTTGAAATTCTTGTACAGGATGGGATTATCAACCGCAAAAGAGGCGTCGGTACCGAGGTGTCGAGGGTTGACGGGGACGCCATTACCTGGGAACTCTCAGGAAATCTTCAAAGTCTCAGAAATTCAGCGGGGAAGGTCTCCCTGGCCGCTGAGATTCTTGAGATTGCCACAATCGCCTGCCCGGAACGGATAGGAGAGATTCTTGCCATAGGACCAACTCAAAAGGTGTGGCGCATGAAGAAGATCCGCCGACACGAAAAGACGATCATGGCGTACTATATCACGTATAGCGATCCTCGCTGGTGCACAAAGGTTACGAAGAACGAAGCCAAAAAAGGAGGCTTCGTGGATCTGTTCCGCAAAAAGTCCGGTCTTAAGCTCACCAGGTTGGAACAGAGGGTCGAGGCCACCGTTGCGGACCTCGATCTGTCGGCAATACTGGAGGTCAATTTCGGTTTCCCCCTTCTCCATATAGAGAACGTCTACTATTCTTCCGGGAATAAGCCGGTGTTGATAACGCAGATTTACTACCGTGGCGACAAGAATTCCTACAAAGCCACGATACCGCTTTGA
- a CDS encoding acyl-CoA dehydratase activase, with protein sequence MFVAGIDIGSLTAKAVILDQDARIVGQALTPTGAFSQRAGENAFEMALKMAGVHTSDIGYVLATGYGRKNIPFAHAEMTEISCHARGAHRLFPEARTVIDIGGQDSKAIALNESGVPVNFIMNDKCAAGCGRFLEVMARALETEVEKMGELSAHSTKTIQISSMCTVFAESEVVSAVANKCSRSDIINGIHQAIAKRVSIMVDHVGLVERVMMSGGVAKNTGVVRALESQLGTTLLVPEEPQLVGALGAAVIALERSRNMRPVEKSILLNQ encoded by the coding sequence ATGTTTGTTGCGGGGATTGATATCGGATCGTTAACAGCCAAGGCCGTGATCCTTGATCAGGATGCCCGCATTGTGGGACAGGCCCTGACCCCTACGGGTGCGTTCAGTCAAAGGGCCGGGGAGAACGCTTTCGAGATGGCGCTTAAGATGGCCGGTGTTCACACCTCGGACATCGGATACGTGCTCGCTACGGGCTACGGAAGAAAGAACATTCCTTTCGCACATGCCGAGATGACCGAGATATCCTGCCACGCCAGAGGAGCACACAGGCTTTTTCCTGAGGCGAGGACGGTCATCGATATCGGCGGGCAGGACAGTAAGGCCATTGCGCTCAACGAATCCGGGGTGCCGGTGAATTTCATCATGAACGACAAATGCGCGGCAGGCTGCGGTCGCTTTCTCGAGGTTATGGCCCGGGCGCTTGAGACAGAAGTGGAGAAGATGGGCGAACTTTCCGCTCACTCCACCAAGACCATACAGATCAGTAGTATGTGTACCGTTTTTGCCGAATCGGAAGTAGTCTCTGCCGTGGCAAATAAGTGCAGCAGGAGCGACATCATCAACGGTATTCACCAGGCCATCGCAAAACGGGTTTCGATCATGGTCGATCATGTAGGCCTTGTGGAGCGGGTCATGATGAGTGGTGGGGTCGCCAAAAACACAGGCGTGGTCCGCGCCCTGGAGAGTCAGCTCGGTACAACGCTCCTCGTTCCGGAGGAACCACAACTTGTAGGGGCCCTGGGAGCGGCGGTTATCGCCCTTGAACGGAGCCGCAACATGCGACCGGTTGAAAAAAGCATTTTGTTAAATCAATAA
- a CDS encoding 2-hydroxyacyl-CoA dehydratase family protein: protein MNQSETKTKDDGKAEDILNRFQKLATEPYEGLREWKSKHKKKIIAAMPMQIPEEIIHAAGALPIVIPESAEPVTVASKHIQNFFCGYARSVIDVALKGKLDCLDGMVFQDTCHTMRPFFDIIKANHPFPYMQRIFMPLALAKPQAKTFLLGELKRFKTSVESFMGHELSNKALQKSIDIYNENREWMIRLYDFRRLNPGSLTAKEMVAINMAAMLMPKEEHTEELKMLVPALGKRKPPLGNADQRVRLVMTGSLCEAPPQGLLDLTEELGAVVVDDDLYTGSRYFLTRVDTFEDPVEGLADAYLRMVSPCPTRIYPRLELGQYLVRMVEKAEAKGLIIVMVKFCEAHDYTYPHMRRHLDPRGIPYLMIKTEHETTSMEQMKTRLQAFLEIVRGR from the coding sequence ATGAACCAATCTGAAACAAAGACAAAAGATGATGGAAAGGCAGAGGATATTCTCAATCGGTTTCAAAAGCTGGCAACGGAACCCTACGAGGGGCTAAGAGAATGGAAAAGTAAGCATAAGAAGAAAATTATTGCTGCCATGCCCATGCAGATCCCTGAAGAGATTATCCATGCCGCAGGGGCCTTGCCTATAGTCATACCGGAGAGCGCCGAGCCGGTGACTGTGGCGTCCAAACATATTCAGAATTTCTTCTGCGGCTATGCCCGCAGCGTGATCGATGTGGCCCTCAAAGGAAAGCTTGATTGCCTCGACGGCATGGTGTTTCAGGACACCTGTCATACCATGCGTCCCTTCTTTGATATTATCAAGGCGAACCATCCTTTCCCCTATATGCAGAGAATCTTCATGCCGCTCGCCCTTGCAAAACCCCAGGCCAAAACCTTCTTGCTTGGCGAGCTTAAGCGCTTCAAGACAAGCGTTGAGAGCTTCATGGGGCATGAGCTCTCCAATAAAGCCCTTCAAAAAAGCATCGATATCTACAATGAGAACAGGGAGTGGATGATCCGGCTCTACGATTTCAGGCGGTTAAACCCGGGAAGCCTGACGGCAAAAGAAATGGTCGCGATCAATATGGCCGCTATGCTTATGCCTAAGGAAGAACATACGGAAGAGCTTAAGATGCTCGTCCCCGCCTTGGGCAAAAGAAAGCCGCCTCTCGGGAACGCGGATCAGCGCGTGAGACTCGTCATGACCGGGAGCCTCTGCGAAGCTCCTCCGCAGGGGCTTCTCGACCTCACCGAGGAATTAGGCGCAGTGGTGGTAGATGACGATCTGTACACAGGTTCCCGATATTTCTTGACCAGGGTGGACACCTTTGAGGACCCTGTCGAGGGTCTCGCCGATGCCTATCTTAGGATGGTTTCACCGTGTCCCACAAGGATCTACCCCAGGCTGGAACTGGGACAGTACCTGGTCAGAATGGTAGAGAAGGCAGAGGCCAAAGGTCTCATCATCGTTATGGTCAAATTCTGTGAAGCCCACGACTACACCTATCCTCACATGAGACGTCATCTTGATCCTCGAGGCATCCCATATCTCATGATTAAGACGGAACATGAAACGACCTCCATGGAGCAGATGAAAACGAGGCTTCAAGCATTTCTTGAAATAGTGCGAGGGAGATAA
- a CDS encoding TRAP transporter fused permease subunit, whose product MGNRKKIGAVIAFIFVLFQLGSVSLFSLNELTVRSIHVMLAVSLALIITPWSKKGKDDNKVPFYDWVLVAVAAVASINILLKNMVIYEMSAPMGTVDMILGICLFLIVIDSARRTSGWPVVVLTGIALALVYLGPILPDVLRTRGLPLSFIIKNMYFSTSGLYGSTTGLSATVLAIFLIFGGILVATGVGDIFVNSALRVAGRARGGPAKVAIVASALMGMISGSSMAICAVTGTYTIPMMKKLGYKPEFAGAVEASSSTGGTFTPPVMALGAFLMAEMLGINYATICYHAAFLAALYYLSIYIGVDYEAKYLGLAAMKGEDMPPWSSVWGKGKLIVLAIPIIFLFYLILKGVDLTIAGFWTCIITLVLFLMIGKYSPAALKDRTAAMVDSFVKGGESLAGLAPLVITASVLVNILFVGGLTARLIEVTEAALAQNMWGGLALGAIVPLILGMAVPPIAAYILSAAMLAPGLSHFFPPLMVHLFLFFYSCLAQITPPVCGAVFVGAAIAEANWVRTAFISLKLAAVGFIFPFFFMLSPAMVGYHSTVGETVLFYGASVLGVIAMSLSFFGFREKTLLNIFSRAAFLASALLLLYPSNYLSLWGLGIGIFVLVLRVLFRRRTAQA is encoded by the coding sequence ATGGGCAACCGCAAAAAGATAGGCGCAGTAATAGCTTTTATATTTGTGCTCTTTCAACTGGGGAGCGTGAGCCTCTTCTCCCTTAACGAACTGACAGTCAGGTCCATACATGTCATGCTCGCCGTGTCTCTTGCTCTCATCATTACCCCCTGGTCAAAGAAGGGCAAGGATGATAATAAGGTGCCTTTCTATGATTGGGTCCTTGTCGCCGTCGCCGCCGTTGCCAGTATCAATATTTTATTAAAGAACATGGTCATCTACGAAATGTCTGCTCCCATGGGGACCGTTGATATGATCCTCGGGATTTGCCTCTTTCTTATAGTGATAGATTCGGCCCGGCGGACTTCGGGCTGGCCGGTCGTGGTCTTAACTGGCATAGCCCTGGCCCTTGTATATTTGGGTCCTATCCTCCCTGACGTCCTGAGAACCCGGGGTTTGCCCCTCAGCTTTATCATAAAGAACATGTATTTCTCCACCTCTGGGCTTTACGGTTCAACAACGGGGTTATCGGCTACGGTGCTTGCCATCTTTCTTATTTTTGGTGGTATCCTGGTTGCGACCGGCGTAGGTGATATATTTGTCAACTCGGCTCTGAGGGTTGCAGGACGTGCAAGAGGGGGGCCCGCCAAGGTGGCAATCGTAGCGAGTGCATTAATGGGCATGATTTCTGGAAGCTCCATGGCGATTTGCGCCGTCACCGGAACATATACAATACCTATGATGAAAAAGCTGGGATATAAACCTGAGTTTGCCGGCGCGGTTGAGGCAAGTTCTTCGACGGGAGGCACCTTTACCCCGCCCGTAATGGCGCTCGGCGCTTTCCTCATGGCTGAAATGCTCGGCATAAACTACGCTACCATCTGTTATCACGCCGCTTTTTTGGCTGCCCTGTACTATCTCTCGATCTATATAGGTGTCGATTACGAAGCGAAATATCTGGGACTTGCGGCCATGAAGGGAGAGGATATGCCGCCCTGGTCAAGCGTGTGGGGCAAGGGTAAATTAATAGTTCTCGCCATTCCCATCATCTTCCTTTTTTATCTTATCCTGAAAGGCGTGGACCTCACCATAGCCGGCTTCTGGACATGCATTATCACCCTCGTTCTGTTTCTGATGATCGGAAAATATAGCCCGGCAGCCCTCAAAGACAGGACGGCCGCTATGGTCGATAGCTTCGTGAAGGGAGGAGAATCATTAGCGGGCCTCGCCCCTCTCGTGATCACAGCAAGCGTACTGGTAAACATCCTTTTCGTCGGTGGTTTAACTGCGCGGCTGATCGAAGTGACTGAGGCGGCATTGGCTCAAAACATGTGGGGCGGACTCGCCCTTGGCGCGATAGTCCCCCTTATACTGGGCATGGCCGTTCCTCCGATAGCGGCATATATTCTGTCGGCAGCCATGCTCGCTCCGGGTCTCTCTCATTTTTTTCCGCCACTGATGGTCCATCTTTTCCTCTTCTTTTATTCCTGTTTGGCTCAGATAACTCCACCCGTCTGCGGAGCTGTATTTGTGGGGGCCGCGATAGCCGAGGCCAATTGGGTCAGAACGGCTTTCATTTCACTCAAACTCGCGGCCGTGGGGTTTATTTTCCCCTTCTTTTTTATGCTTTCACCCGCGATGGTCGGCTATCATTCGACGGTTGGCGAAACAGTCCTTTTCTATGGGGCGAGCGTGCTTGGCGTTATCGCCATGAGCCTGTCATTTTTTGGTTTCCGAGAGAAGACGCTCCTCAATATCTTCTCGAGAGCAGCTTTTCTGGCAAGCGCCTTATTGCTGCTCTATCCGAGTAATTATTTGAGCCTCTGGGGTTTAGGAATAGGAATCTTCGTCTTGGTCCTCAGGGTATTGTTTCGAAGACGGACGGCGCAAGCCTAA
- a CDS encoding enoyl-CoA hydratase-related protein, which yields METPYKRFGFEMRENVAVIAVPHVSDDFLQSAEFVLNLSDVSADIEVDDEVRVVVVNLPAPTDGGADGSSSYSFEESHLALPGFCESIERLDRPTIAVIHGDAVGRALELAMACDIRIASDSSRFGLPAICHGLIPFNGGTQRLPRLVGKGKALEMILTGDLIDANEAHRIGLVNRIASSGSVLQTAMDLACEMATKAPISLRFVREAIHKGMDLSLDQGLNMEGDLYLLLYSTEDRVAGIESFRNKQKPLFKGK from the coding sequence ATGGAAACGCCATATAAGAGATTTGGTTTTGAGATGAGAGAGAACGTGGCAGTCATTGCGGTGCCTCACGTCTCTGACGACTTTCTCCAAAGCGCTGAATTTGTCTTAAACCTTTCAGACGTCTCTGCGGACATAGAGGTTGACGATGAGGTCCGTGTCGTGGTCGTCAATCTCCCGGCACCAACGGATGGCGGCGCGGATGGGTCTTCCTCTTATTCCTTTGAAGAATCGCATCTTGCCCTCCCCGGTTTCTGCGAATCAATTGAGCGGCTTGACCGTCCAACCATAGCGGTCATTCATGGGGATGCTGTGGGGCGTGCTCTCGAACTGGCGATGGCCTGCGACATCAGGATTGCTTCCGACTCATCACGTTTCGGCCTGCCCGCTATTTGTCATGGGCTGATTCCTTTTAATGGCGGGACGCAAAGGCTGCCCCGTCTCGTAGGAAAAGGTAAGGCCCTCGAAATGATCCTCACAGGCGACCTGATCGATGCCAACGAAGCCCATAGAATAGGCCTCGTAAACAGAATAGCTTCTTCCGGGTCTGTCTTACAGACGGCTATGGACCTGGCTTGTGAAATGGCGACAAAGGCCCCTATATCGCTCAGATTCGTAAGAGAAGCCATACATAAGGGCATGGACTTAAGTCTTGATCAGGGGCTTAACATGGAAGGCGATCTTTATCTTTTGCTTTACAGCACCGAGGATCGCGTAGCGGGCATAGAATCTTTCAGAAACAAACAAAAACCATTGTTCAAAGGAAAATAG